The following are encoded in a window of Paenibacillaceae bacterium GAS479 genomic DNA:
- a CDS encoding transcriptional repressor NrdR, with protein sequence MKCPYCEHNGTKVLDSRPANGDKSIRRRRECERCSRRFTTFEMIEETPLIVIKKDGSREEFSRDKILRGLIRACEKRPVPVERLEEIVSEVEKELRTTAQAEVESRNIGELVMQQLYPVDEVAYVRFASVYRQFKDIDMFMKELSNLLSKNPEDK encoded by the coding sequence ATGAAATGCCCTTATTGTGAGCATAACGGAACCAAAGTTCTTGATTCTCGCCCCGCCAACGGGGACAAGTCGATCCGCAGGCGCCGCGAATGTGAGCGTTGCAGCCGCCGTTTTACGACTTTTGAGATGATCGAGGAAACTCCGCTTATCGTTATTAAGAAGGATGGCAGCCGGGAGGAATTCAGCCGGGACAAGATTCTCCGTGGTCTTATTCGGGCCTGTGAGAAGCGTCCTGTGCCGGTGGAACGGCTGGAGGAGATCGTCTCCGAGGTCGAAAAGGAGCTTCGCACGACCGCTCAGGCGGAAGTGGAGAGCCGCAACATCGGCGAGCTCGTCATGCAGCAGCTGTATCCAGTGGATGAGGTCGCCTATGTACGCTTCGCTTCGGTGTACAGGCAGTTCAAGGACATCGACATGTTTATGAAGGAACTGTCGAATCTTTTGTCTAAAAATCCGGAGGATAAGTAA
- a CDS encoding Small, acid-soluble spore protein, alpha/beta type — MAQNNNSNKLVVTGSHAALDQMKFEVAQELGIAIPQDGYYGNFTTYDAGSLGGYITKRLVTIGEQSLAGQYK; from the coding sequence ATGGCACAGAACAACAACAGCAACAAGCTGGTTGTAACGGGTTCCCATGCAGCCCTGGACCAAATGAAGTTTGAAGTTGCTCAAGAACTCGGTATCGCCATCCCACAAGACGGCTACTATGGCAACTTCACGACTTATGACGCTGGCTCCCTCGGTGGTTACATCACAAAACGTCTGGTAACTATCGGCGAGCAATCCCTTGCAGGTCAATACAAATAA
- a CDS encoding dephospho-CoA kinase, whose translation MRIGLTGGIASGKSTVSRLLRERGVFVSDADEAARAVVLPGETALAEVVDAFGAEVLLPDGKLDRAALGRIVFGQPDKLRQLEAILHPAIRRHMKDEMDRAEQEQPGGLVAADIPLLYETGQDEAYDGVLVVYVPAEIQLDRLMKRNGMDQEEALRRIGLQMDLEEKKLRADWVIDNSGSEEETRAQVDSFLADRGRL comes from the coding sequence ATGAGAATCGGATTGACGGGCGGTATTGCCAGCGGTAAAAGCACCGTCTCCCGCTTGCTTCGGGAGCGGGGAGTGTTCGTGTCGGATGCCGATGAGGCTGCTCGAGCGGTCGTGCTTCCCGGTGAAACGGCGCTTGCTGAAGTTGTTGACGCCTTTGGAGCGGAGGTGCTCCTTCCGGATGGGAAGCTGGATCGAGCTGCTCTAGGTCGAATCGTATTTGGCCAGCCGGACAAGCTCCGCCAATTGGAGGCGATCCTGCATCCAGCGATTCGGCGGCATATGAAAGATGAGATGGACCGGGCAGAGCAAGAGCAACCGGGCGGACTGGTTGCTGCAGATATTCCGCTACTGTATGAGACTGGACAGGATGAGGCCTATGACGGAGTTCTGGTCGTTTACGTGCCTGCTGAAATTCAGCTGGACCGCCTGATGAAGAGGAATGGCATGGACCAGGAAGAGGCGCTTCGCCGAATCGGTTTGCAGATGGACCTGGAGGAGAAGAAACTCCGAGCAGACTGGGTCATCGACAACAGTGGCAGCGAGGAAGAGACGCGCGCCCAGGTTGACTCTTTTTTAGCAGATCGGGGCCGTTTATGA
- a CDS encoding soluble lytic murein transglycosylase → MSWGWLARKRVLLIVLAGFIALLFLKSDWLGRMMYPISYMDSIEAESVQQKVDPYLIAAIIRVESNFKPDKVSRRGAGGVMQLMPDTAGWIIEMAKFNKMTRDSVMAHPEESIKAGSWYVHSLDSQFKGNSVAVVAAYNAGPGKVGQWIKDGVWDGTLEKLNQVPYGETRHYVQRVNYYYKKYKSLYPEWSSYV, encoded by the coding sequence ATGAGCTGGGGATGGCTCGCTCGCAAGAGAGTGCTGCTGATTGTATTAGCTGGTTTTATCGCACTCCTTTTCCTCAAGTCGGATTGGCTGGGGCGGATGATGTATCCAATTTCTTACATGGACAGCATTGAGGCAGAGTCGGTTCAGCAAAAGGTGGATCCGTACCTGATCGCGGCGATTATTCGGGTGGAGTCCAATTTTAAACCGGACAAAGTGTCCCGGCGAGGCGCCGGAGGGGTTATGCAGCTGATGCCTGATACGGCAGGCTGGATCATCGAGATGGCTAAATTCAACAAAATGACGCGGGATAGCGTCATGGCTCACCCAGAGGAGAGCATCAAGGCGGGGTCCTGGTACGTCCATTCATTGGACAGCCAGTTCAAGGGTAATTCGGTCGCTGTCGTGGCTGCTTACAATGCCGGTCCCGGCAAGGTCGGACAATGGATTAAGGACGGAGTTTGGGACGGAACTCTTGAGAAGCTTAATCAGGTGCCTTATGGAGAAACACGACATTATGTCCAGAGGGTCAATTATTATTACAAAAAGTACAAAAGCCTTTATCCCGAATGGTCTAGTTATGTATAA
- a CDS encoding DNA polymerase I, which translates to MDKMDKWILIDGNSIAYRAFFAMPPLTNAAGLHTNAVFGFTTMLLKVLEEQKPTHVLVAFDAGKVTFRTESFAEYKGTRDKTPSELSEQFPLIKDVVKGFGIRQFELAGYEADDIIGTLTRLADEQGVQTVVVSGDKDMLQLASDKVTIALTRKGVSETELYDPAAVKERYGLEPLQIIDLKGLMGDTSDNIPGIPGVGEKTALKLLHEFGTVEQVLERSSELKGKLKERVEENKDSALMSKKLATIFREVPLEGETGNFAYNGYEPAELAEVFGKLEFKSLIERLNLSAAGGVSSEPQKELTLLPVEIGDAAARDALETALRQPGAFYLEAIGDNPHHAHLIGAAYAAEEGVYTMDADWLQSSDAEGFKAWLGDSKAPKIGCDLHRAELALNSLGVHLQGVEFDIVLAAYILDPTATDQTISGIAVRMGLPSVPTDESVYGKGAKFKVPGKEALYAHLASKADAVRGAAPLQRQQLEEQGMNHLYYELEQPLSGVLADMERQGISVDAETIRQLGAELEIGIKADMEEIYRHAGQEFNINSPKQLGEILFDKLGLPVMKKTKTGFSTDADVLEKLEPYHEIIPLILHFRQLHKLQSTYVEGLLKEIRQDSGKIHTYYRQTIAATGRLSSQFPNLQNIPIRLEEGRKIRKAFVPSEPGWFILAADYSQIELRVLAHISGDEGLTEAFTEDIDVHTKTAMDVFGVPQSAVDSNMRRSAKAVNFGIVYGISDFGLSQNLNITRKEAARFIDQYFEAFKGVRKYMDDIVLQARQDGYVTTLLERRRYLPEIKASNFNLRSFAERTAMNTPIQGTAADIIKLAMVKMQTRLRAEGLRSRMLLQVHDELVFEVHPDELETMKRLVPEVMESALELNVPLKTDVSYGANWYEAK; encoded by the coding sequence ATGGACAAGATGGACAAGTGGATATTGATTGACGGCAACAGCATTGCGTATCGGGCTTTTTTCGCCATGCCACCGCTTACGAACGCCGCTGGATTACATACGAATGCCGTATTCGGCTTCACGACGATGTTGCTTAAAGTGCTGGAAGAACAGAAACCGACCCATGTACTGGTTGCTTTCGACGCTGGAAAGGTGACGTTCCGCACGGAGAGCTTTGCTGAATACAAAGGTACTCGGGACAAAACGCCATCCGAGCTGTCGGAACAGTTCCCGCTTATCAAAGATGTCGTAAAGGGATTCGGCATCCGCCAGTTTGAGCTTGCTGGTTATGAGGCGGACGATATCATCGGCACGCTGACGCGCCTTGCGGATGAGCAAGGTGTGCAAACGGTCGTCGTGAGCGGAGACAAAGATATGCTGCAGTTAGCCTCCGATAAAGTGACGATTGCTTTGACGCGCAAAGGAGTCAGTGAAACAGAGCTGTACGATCCCGCTGCCGTCAAGGAGCGTTATGGGCTTGAGCCGTTGCAAATCATCGACCTGAAAGGTCTGATGGGTGATACTTCCGATAACATTCCGGGCATTCCCGGTGTTGGCGAGAAAACGGCGCTTAAGCTACTGCATGAATTCGGCACCGTAGAGCAAGTGCTGGAGCGCTCGAGCGAGCTCAAGGGCAAGCTGAAGGAACGGGTCGAGGAGAATAAAGATTCGGCGCTGATGAGCAAAAAGTTGGCGACGATTTTCCGCGAGGTGCCGCTTGAGGGAGAGACGGGGAATTTCGCTTACAACGGCTATGAGCCGGCTGAACTGGCCGAGGTGTTCGGCAAGCTGGAATTCAAGTCGCTAATCGAGCGGCTGAACCTGTCGGCGGCAGGTGGTGTTAGTTCTGAACCGCAGAAGGAGCTGACGTTGCTGCCGGTAGAAATTGGTGATGCAGCAGCGCGCGATGCGTTGGAGACTGCGCTGCGGCAGCCCGGAGCTTTTTATCTCGAAGCGATTGGAGACAATCCGCATCATGCCCATTTGATCGGAGCTGCTTACGCTGCTGAAGAAGGCGTGTATACGATGGATGCGGACTGGCTGCAGAGCTCTGACGCTGAAGGCTTCAAAGCTTGGCTTGGCGATTCCAAGGCGCCGAAGATCGGCTGCGATTTACATCGGGCGGAGCTTGCTCTGAACAGTCTCGGCGTTCATTTGCAGGGTGTGGAGTTCGATATCGTCTTGGCTGCATATATATTGGATCCAACGGCGACGGACCAGACGATCAGCGGCATCGCCGTGCGCATGGGACTGCCTTCCGTGCCAACGGATGAGTCCGTTTATGGCAAAGGCGCGAAGTTCAAAGTGCCGGGCAAAGAAGCTTTGTACGCGCATCTGGCCTCCAAGGCCGACGCGGTACGTGGAGCCGCCCCGCTGCAACGGCAGCAGCTGGAAGAGCAGGGAATGAATCATCTCTACTATGAGCTAGAGCAGCCGCTGTCTGGCGTGCTTGCCGACATGGAGCGCCAGGGAATTTCCGTTGACGCAGAGACGATCCGTCAGCTTGGTGCGGAGCTGGAGATCGGCATCAAGGCGGATATGGAAGAGATTTATCGCCACGCCGGACAGGAGTTCAACATTAATTCGCCTAAGCAGCTTGGCGAGATTCTTTTTGACAAGCTTGGCTTGCCCGTTATGAAAAAAACAAAAACCGGTTTCTCCACCGACGCCGACGTGCTCGAAAAGCTGGAGCCTTATCATGAGATCATTCCGCTCATCCTGCATTTCCGTCAGCTGCATAAGCTGCAGTCGACTTATGTAGAAGGATTGCTCAAGGAAATCCGCCAGGACAGCGGTAAGATCCATACGTATTACCGTCAGACGATCGCGGCGACCGGCAGGCTGAGCAGCCAGTTCCCGAACTTGCAGAACATCCCGATCCGTCTGGAGGAGGGCCGCAAGATTCGTAAGGCATTTGTGCCATCGGAGCCGGGCTGGTTCATTCTGGCGGCTGACTATTCGCAGATTGAGCTGCGTGTACTGGCGCATATTTCTGGGGATGAGGGGCTGACTGAGGCGTTCACAGAAGATATCGATGTCCATACAAAAACAGCCATGGATGTGTTCGGTGTACCGCAATCGGCGGTTGACTCCAATATGAGGCGTTCCGCCAAGGCGGTTAACTTCGGTATTGTGTACGGCATCAGCGACTTCGGCCTTTCACAGAACCTGAATATTACGCGTAAGGAAGCGGCGCGTTTTATCGATCAGTATTTCGAAGCGTTCAAGGGCGTGCGCAAGTATATGGACGACATTGTTTTGCAGGCGCGTCAGGACGGTTATGTGACTACGCTGCTGGAGCGTCGCCGGTATTTGCCGGAGATTAAGGCGTCGAATTTTAATTTGCGTTCTTTTGCGGAGCGCACGGCGATGAACACGCCGATTCAAGGTACAGCAGCAGACATAATCAAGCTGGCGATGGTCAAAATGCAAACGAGACTGCGAGCCGAAGGGCTGCGCTCCCGTATGCTGCTGCAAGTACACGATGAGCTCGTGTTCGAGGTTCATCCAGATGAGCTGGAGACGATGAAACGTCTCGTGCCCGAGGTGATGGAGAGCGCGCTGGAGCTGAATGTGCCGCTCAAAACTGATGTGAGTTACGGCGCCAACTGGTACGAAGCGAAGTAA
- a CDS encoding putative sporulation protein YtaF — MLAHLYPLLLLSFAVSVDGFGVGVTYGLRRIRIPLLSVLIITGCSGVVILLSMNLGAWLTGFVSPEGAKLIGALILICIGSYSLLQQARGSGASDISIASEASDVAAENGSQSKENPDLMASKHLEGIRTKSVDAEAAGGGFTSGVTGGASSGAAIGITSEADHAVPSIAVLTLEIKKLGLVIQILRTPQAADVDSSGSISAGEALLLGAALSLDAFGAGLGAAMVGLEPWLTAISIMLASGLFLLAGMRFGFRFSGVRRMRLLGVLPGMLLLLIGFGKLW, encoded by the coding sequence ATGCTTGCTCATTTGTATCCGCTGCTGTTGCTGTCCTTTGCCGTCAGTGTGGACGGATTCGGTGTCGGAGTAACGTATGGATTAAGGCGGATCCGAATTCCGCTGTTATCCGTGCTTATCATAACGGGATGCTCGGGCGTTGTAATTTTGCTGAGCATGAACCTAGGAGCTTGGCTGACCGGATTCGTATCACCGGAGGGCGCTAAGCTGATTGGGGCGCTGATCCTGATCTGTATTGGAAGTTATTCGCTGCTTCAGCAGGCTCGAGGCAGCGGAGCTTCTGACATTTCAATCGCTTCGGAAGCTTCGGATGTTGCAGCAGAGAATGGCTCACAGAGCAAGGAAAACCCGGACTTGATGGCAAGTAAGCATCTGGAAGGGATCAGGACGAAGTCAGTCGATGCTGAAGCGGCAGGCGGCGGATTTACCAGCGGTGTAACGGGAGGAGCTAGCAGTGGGGCTGCTATAGGCATAACTTCCGAAGCGGACCATGCGGTTCCATCCATTGCGGTGCTTACGCTGGAGATCAAAAAGCTGGGGCTCGTTATCCAGATTTTGCGAACGCCGCAAGCAGCCGATGTTGACAGCTCAGGCAGCATCAGCGCTGGAGAAGCTCTTTTACTTGGTGCGGCGTTGTCGCTGGATGCATTTGGTGCCGGCCTTGGCGCGGCGATGGTCGGTCTTGAGCCATGGCTGACCGCGATCAGCATCATGTTGGCAAGCGGTCTTTTCCTACTCGCTGGTATGCGCTTCGGCTTCCGGTTTTCCGGGGTGAGACGGATGAGGCTGCTGGGCGTTTTGCCTGGAATGCTACTGCTTTTAATCGGATTTGGTAAGTTATGGTGA
- a CDS encoding DNA-(apurinic or apyrimidinic site) lyase: MPELPEVETVTRTLNIIAAGKTIQSVKVSLPRIIQKPREPEVFAAALAGHTIEKVERRGKFIRFVLDGLVMVSHLRMEGRYGLFAADDPVEKHTHVRFRFTDGTELRYKDVRQFGTMHLFESGEEFRQPPLVKLGLEPLEDEFTLEALRSRLGSRTSKIKPLLLNQEYIVGLGNIYVDEALHSAGIHPETTADRLKPEQWRKLHLSIRATLERAVEAGGSSIKSYVNGQGDPGSFQHQLLVYGRKNEPCPSCGDPIIKTVVGGRGTHYCGACQPLPKARRSAASAALR, translated from the coding sequence ATGCCGGAATTGCCGGAGGTTGAGACGGTAACCCGTACGCTAAATATTATCGCTGCAGGCAAAACGATTCAGTCTGTCAAAGTCAGCCTGCCCCGAATTATACAAAAACCCCGCGAGCCAGAGGTTTTCGCCGCTGCGCTTGCCGGACATACAATTGAAAAAGTAGAACGTCGCGGTAAATTCATCCGCTTTGTGCTGGATGGACTTGTCATGGTATCTCATTTGAGGATGGAAGGTCGTTACGGTCTATTTGCCGCTGATGATCCGGTCGAAAAGCATACGCATGTGCGCTTTCGCTTTACAGATGGAACGGAGCTGCGTTACAAAGATGTGCGCCAGTTTGGCACGATGCATCTTTTCGAGTCTGGTGAGGAATTCAGACAGCCGCCGTTGGTAAAGCTAGGCCTGGAGCCGCTTGAGGATGAATTTACCTTGGAGGCGCTGCGCAGCCGACTGGGGAGCCGTACAAGCAAGATCAAGCCGCTGCTGTTGAATCAGGAATACATCGTCGGGCTTGGCAATATTTATGTGGATGAGGCGCTGCATAGTGCTGGCATTCATCCGGAGACAACGGCCGACCGTCTGAAGCCAGAGCAGTGGCGTAAGCTGCATCTTTCAATTCGCGCTACGCTGGAGCGCGCAGTGGAGGCAGGCGGCTCCTCGATCAAGTCTTATGTCAATGGACAGGGAGATCCGGGCTCGTTTCAGCATCAACTGCTTGTATATGGTCGGAAGAATGAGCCTTGTCCTTCCTGCGGTGATCCGATTATCAAAACGGTAGTCGGAGGGCGAGGCACGCATTACTGCGGCGCTTGCCAGCCACTGCCAAAAGCCCGGCGCAGCGCGGCTTCCGCCGCTTTGCGATAG